One genomic segment of uncultured Desulfobacter sp. includes these proteins:
- a CDS encoding 4Fe-4S binding protein: protein MAFNAIVDEAKCVGCEECVDVCPAEVFEMQDGKSVPVNADECMGCESCIEVCEADAITIEED, encoded by the coding sequence ATGGCTTTTAACGCGATAGTTGATGAGGCAAAATGTGTAGGTTGCGAGGAATGCGTTGATGTATGTCCTGCAGAAGTATTTGAAATGCAAGATGGCAAATCCGTTCCCGTAAATGCAGATGAATGCATGGGCTGCGAAAGCTGCATAGAAGTTTGTGAAGCAGACGCCATCACCATAGAAGAAGACTAA